The proteins below come from a single Anaerolineales bacterium genomic window:
- a CDS encoding ABC transporter ATP-binding protein — translation MSALKSFTASTNRADVPPDMVRTKFTDRGLVRLLGRFLVPFAKPLAIVFLVLLGVTILALVPPILIQRAVDGPIAAGDLNGLIPLGILYFVAILGVFVLRFAYTYLLQTVGQNALLSIRQTLFEHILRQDMRFFNTTPVGQIVSRLSSDIEALTELVSTSIVLVVSNFITLIGVIVVMLLMNWRLALLSFVVLPVMIFATRYFRRKIRENAARLHKIVGDYQAFLNEHLGGMLIVQLFGREAWSRAMMGDILGRYRDTHAKLRDLYTFFATVLQSLTAVGLALVMYGGGSNVLAGVATLGTLIAFTQYTQRMFQPILALSEQYAQIQTALAAGERIARLLAIEPTIHDSSNPQQITAFHGAIRFENVTFSYDAGMPVLRGITLDIPAGQRVAIVGATGAGKTSLAGLLARFYDVDAGRILIDGIDLRDLAGTDIHRYVVVVPQNPYCFNGTIADNLRLFNPAITLEQMRTAAAIAASAPFIERLPGEYDYRLLPGGANLSQGQRQLLALTRALIHSPMGILVLDEATSSIDTETEALIQEGLKRILKDRTSLTIAHRLSTVREADRILVMRHGQIVEDGNHASLLEARGIYAELHERQFAEVSL, via the coding sequence ATGTCAGCCCTTAAGTCATTCACCGCCAGTACCAATCGTGCCGATGTGCCTCCTGATATGGTGCGAACAAAATTCACAGATCGCGGGTTGGTGCGCCTTCTAGGGCGTTTTCTCGTCCCGTTTGCCAAGCCGCTTGCCATTGTTTTTCTTGTTCTTCTGGGTGTGACAATCCTTGCCCTTGTGCCGCCGATCTTAATTCAGCGTGCCGTTGATGGACCGATTGCTGCTGGTGATCTGAATGGGCTGATCCCACTCGGCATACTCTATTTTGTGGCGATCCTCGGCGTTTTCGTCCTGCGCTTTGCCTATACCTACCTGTTGCAAACGGTTGGGCAGAACGCCTTGTTAAGCATCCGGCAAACGCTCTTTGAACACATCCTGCGCCAAGACATGCGCTTTTTCAACACAACTCCCGTTGGGCAGATCGTCTCACGGCTCTCCAGCGATATTGAGGCGCTGACCGAATTGGTCTCAACAAGCATCGTCTTGGTCGTCAGCAACTTCATCACCCTGATTGGAGTGATCGTTGTGATGCTGCTCATGAACTGGCGCTTGGCGCTGCTCAGCTTTGTTGTGTTGCCCGTGATGATCTTTGCCACGCGCTACTTCCGCCGAAAAATCCGCGAGAATGCCGCCCGCTTACACAAAATTGTAGGCGATTATCAGGCATTCCTAAACGAGCATCTGGGCGGGATGTTGATCGTCCAACTCTTTGGACGCGAGGCATGGAGTCGGGCGATGATGGGCGATATTTTAGGGCGCTACCGAGATACCCATGCCAAACTGCGTGATCTGTACACCTTTTTTGCTACTGTGCTGCAAAGTCTGACCGCAGTGGGCTTGGCGTTGGTCATGTATGGTGGCGGCAGCAATGTGCTTGCTGGGGTTGCCACACTGGGGACGCTCATCGCTTTCACCCAATATACACAGCGGATGTTCCAGCCTATCCTCGCGCTCTCCGAACAATATGCCCAGATTCAAACGGCGCTGGCAGCCGGAGAGCGCATTGCCCGCCTGTTGGCGATAGAGCCAACGATTCACGACTCCAGCAACCCGCAGCAAATCACCGCCTTTCATGGGGCGATTCGCTTTGAGAATGTGACCTTCAGCTATGATGCTGGAATGCCCGTTTTGCGAGGAATTACCCTCGATATTCCGGCGGGTCAGCGTGTTGCTATTGTTGGGGCAACAGGGGCGGGAAAAACGTCCCTTGCCGGACTGTTGGCTCGCTTTTACGATGTGGATGCTGGACGTATCCTGATTGATGGCATTGATCTGCGCGATTTGGCTGGAACAGATATCCATCGTTATGTGGTTGTTGTGCCGCAAAACCCGTATTGTTTCAATGGCACGATTGCCGATAACCTTCGCCTATTCAACCCCGCTATCACGCTAGAGCAGATGCGCACTGCCGCCGCCATAGCCGCCTCTGCGCCGTTCATCGAGCGGCTGCCCGGGGAGTACGATTACCGCCTTTTGCCCGGTGGGGCGAACCTCTCGCAGGGGCAGCGTCAGCTTTTGGCGCTGACACGGGCGCTCATCCATAGTCCAATGGGGATTCTCGTGCTGGATGAAGCGACCAGCAGCATTGATACCGAGACAGAGGCGCTGATTCAAGAGGGGTTAAAGCGTATTCTAAAAGACCGCACCAGTTTGACTATTGCTCACCGCCTCAGCACCGTCAGAGAGGCAGATCGCATCCTAGTGATGAGGCATGGGCAGATCGTTGAAGACGGGAATCATGCCTCCCTCTTAGAGGCAAGGGGTATCTATGCCGAGCTGCATGAGCGGCAGTTTGCTGAGGTAAGCCTTTAA
- a CDS encoding AAA family ATPase, which yields MRFDRFTERAQDAAARAYEILQRYGHNQVDTEHILLALLEQPEGVISQMLEKLGIDQDAMRGRLDEILRSTPKASIYGGGAGQVFMTPRVKRIIDVSQEEANRLRDEYISTEHIFLAILGEKNTAVARMLKDANATRERVLDIIKDFRGGQRVTDPQAETRYRTLERYSRDLTRMAAEGKLDPVVGRSEEILRVIQILCRRLKNNPVLIGEAGVGKTAIVEGLAQKIANHDVPEILLGRRVISLDLGAMIAGSRFRGEFEERLKAAIEEVQRSEGEIILFIDELHQVVGAGAAQGALDAGSMLKPALARGELNCIGATTLDEYRQFIEKDSALDRRFAPVFVDEPSVEDTIDMLRGLQDRYEAHHKVRFTEAALVAAARLSHRYVTDRRLPDKAIDLMDEAAAKLRVALYSMPNDLRLMKQELDRITAEEEAAGVAREYERAAQFKMQRIKAGEDYEAAREAWQREHLLDDEVDENDIAEVVGKWTGIPVNQIIEAEGDKLLRMEEALHARIIGQEEAVAAVADAIRRARSGMKDPNRPIGSFIFLGSSGVGKTELAKALAEFMFDDEDALVRIDMSEYRESHTASRLFGAPPGYVGYEEGGQLTEQIRRRPYSVILFDEIEKAHPNVWNALLQILDDGRLTDGQGRVVDFRNAVIIMTSNLGTEFTRKGGTLGFVTNRDPELVADHKKIERALRENFRPEFLNRIDEVIIFSPLSLEQVKQIVDLQVSSVAERLGEQGLVIELTAAARGWLAEQGFDPQFGARPLRRAIQRFVESPLSVQVLKGLFHRGDVVLVDVNSEGTALIFTRQEGASFELPTKVENTTPSEGG from the coding sequence ATGCGATTTGATCGGTTCACGGAACGGGCGCAAGATGCCGCTGCCCGTGCCTACGAAATACTCCAACGTTATGGGCATAACCAAGTTGACACAGAGCATATCCTCCTCGCACTCCTTGAACAGCCCGAAGGGGTGATCTCCCAAATGCTTGAAAAGTTAGGCATTGATCAGGATGCCATGCGTGGGCGCTTGGACGAAATTTTGCGCTCGACGCCAAAGGCGTCGATCTATGGCGGCGGGGCAGGGCAGGTCTTCATGACGCCCCGTGTCAAACGGATTATTGATGTCTCGCAGGAAGAAGCCAACCGTCTGCGCGACGAATACATCTCTACAGAACACATCTTCCTTGCCATCTTGGGAGAGAAAAACACTGCCGTTGCGCGGATGCTGAAGGATGCCAACGCCACCCGCGAACGAGTCCTTGACATTATCAAAGATTTTCGGGGTGGGCAGCGCGTGACCGATCCCCAAGCCGAAACGCGCTACCGCACGCTGGAACGGTACAGCCGCGATCTCACGCGGATGGCGGCAGAAGGAAAGCTTGATCCCGTCGTCGGGCGCAGTGAGGAAATTCTGCGGGTGATCCAAATTCTCTGTCGCCGTTTGAAGAATAATCCTGTACTCATTGGGGAGGCAGGCGTTGGGAAAACGGCAATTGTCGAAGGGTTGGCTCAGAAAATCGCGAATCATGACGTACCAGAAATTTTGCTGGGACGCCGGGTGATCAGCCTTGATCTCGGCGCGATGATTGCTGGCAGCCGCTTTCGGGGGGAGTTTGAGGAACGTCTGAAAGCCGCCATTGAGGAAGTTCAGCGCAGTGAAGGGGAGATTATCCTGTTCATTGATGAACTTCATCAGGTGGTTGGTGCGGGGGCGGCACAAGGGGCGCTGGATGCTGGAAGTATGCTGAAGCCCGCCCTCGCACGAGGCGAACTGAACTGCATCGGGGCGACAACCCTTGATGAGTATCGCCAATTCATTGAGAAAGATTCGGCGCTTGATCGGCGGTTCGCTCCTGTTTTTGTGGACGAACCGAGCGTTGAAGACACGATTGACATGCTGCGTGGGTTGCAAGATCGCTATGAAGCGCATCACAAAGTACGCTTTACCGAGGCAGCACTTGTTGCCGCCGCCCGCTTAAGTCATCGCTATGTCACGGATCGGCGTTTGCCCGATAAGGCGATTGACCTGATGGACGAAGCGGCAGCAAAACTGCGCGTGGCGCTCTATAGTATGCCAAACGATCTTCGCCTCATGAAGCAAGAATTGGACAGAATCACAGCGGAAGAAGAAGCCGCCGGCGTCGCTCGTGAATACGAACGTGCTGCACAATTCAAGATGCAGCGCATCAAAGCTGGGGAGGATTACGAAGCCGCCCGTGAGGCATGGCAGCGCGAACACCTCCTCGATGATGAGGTTGATGAGAATGATATTGCCGAAGTCGTCGGGAAGTGGACAGGGATTCCCGTCAATCAGATCATCGAAGCCGAAGGGGATAAGCTGCTCCGCATGGAGGAAGCGCTCCACGCTCGCATCATTGGGCAAGAGGAAGCCGTCGCCGCCGTTGCTGATGCCATTCGCCGCGCTCGTAGTGGGATGAAAGACCCTAACCGTCCGATTGGCTCATTCATCTTCCTCGGTTCATCCGGCGTAGGAAAGACAGAACTGGCAAAGGCGCTGGCAGAATTCATGTTTGATGACGAGGATGCCCTCGTCCGCATTGACATGAGCGAATACCGCGAATCGCACACCGCCAGCCGGTTGTTCGGTGCGCCGCCCGGTTATGTCGGTTATGAGGAGGGCGGGCAACTTACCGAGCAAATTCGCCGCCGCCCCTACAGCGTAATCCTCTTTGATGAGATAGAGAAGGCACATCCAAATGTATGGAATGCCCTTTTGCAAATCTTGGATGATGGACGGCTCACCGATGGTCAGGGGCGTGTGGTCGATTTCCGCAATGCGGTGATCATTATGACCAGCAATTTGGGGACGGAATTCACCCGCAAGGGCGGCACACTCGGCTTTGTGACAAACCGCGATCCCGAATTGGTTGCCGATCACAAGAAGATTGAACGGGCGCTGCGCGAAAACTTCCGCCCCGAATTCCTCAACCGCATTGACGAGGTGATCATCTTTAGCCCGCTCTCGCTGGAGCAGGTGAAACAGATTGTCGATCTTCAGGTCAGTTCCGTCGCTGAACGGCTTGGTGAACAAGGCTTAGTCATTGAACTGACGGCGGCAGCGCGAGGGTGGCTGGCGGAACAGGGTTTCGATCCACAGTTTGGGGCGCGTCCGTTGCGGCGGGCGATCCAGCGCTTTGTGGAAAGCCCGCTCTCGGTGCAGGTTTTGAAAGGGTTGTTCCATCGTGGGGATGTCGTTCTTGTCGATGTGAACAGCGAGGGGACAGCACTCATCTTCACGCGGCAAGAGGGCGCATCGTTTGAACTGCCCACAAAGGTGGAAAACACAACCCCTAGCGAGGGCGGGTAA
- a CDS encoding bifunctional homocysteine S-methyltransferase/methylenetetrahydrofolate reductase: MMSFLQRLNEGVLLADGAMGTMLHHSGVPLNACLDKLNLNDPGRILAVHHAFLAAGAALIETNTFGANRYKLAAHDASADLVAINVAGVALAKQAIQEGHYQAYVAASVGPLGVRLAPYGRVSVDQAGEAFREQISALTTAGADVILLETFTDLNEIAVAISSARAINPNLPIIASMTFTRDGSTIYGDSAGDVARALVATGADVIGVNCSSGPSQLAKIAQVMRAVEPDALISVMPNAGFPEQVGGRVVYPAMPEYFGEYARTLSDLGVAIIGGCCGTTPDHIAAMREGISAPRRTSAITVLPTEFPVPNEPEREPTVLAQKLAAGNFTITVEMAPPRSFNAKKVIASANMLHEAGADCVDVSDSPMARMRMSPWAVCHLVQNHLGMETILHFPTRGRNILRIQGDLLAAHALNVRNIFVVMGDPTAIGDYPDANDKNDIVPSGLISLIKHSLNTGTDKAGNSIGQPTSFFVGCALNLCPADLDKEIGLLVKKIEAGADFALTQTVYDPARVEGFLKRYETLYGALKMPILAGILPLYGAKHASFLHNEVPGVEIPEAIRERITAAGEVNPTVGIQIATEILSDLQGMVQGAYLIPPFGKYDIAAEIIERVMARV; the protein is encoded by the coding sequence ATGATGTCCTTCCTCCAACGCTTGAACGAAGGTGTCCTGCTTGCCGATGGGGCAATGGGGACGATGCTTCATCACAGCGGCGTTCCTCTAAACGCCTGTTTAGATAAACTGAATCTCAACGATCCGGGGCGTATCCTTGCCGTTCATCATGCCTTCCTCGCGGCGGGGGCGGCGCTTATCGAGACAAATACATTTGGGGCAAACCGCTACAAACTTGCTGCCCATGATGCCAGTGCCGATCTCGTCGCTATCAATGTGGCTGGTGTGGCGCTGGCAAAACAAGCGATCCAAGAAGGGCATTATCAAGCCTATGTTGCCGCCTCAGTAGGTCCCTTGGGCGTCCGCCTTGCCCCTTATGGACGGGTGAGCGTTGACCAAGCAGGCGAGGCGTTCCGTGAACAGATCAGCGCCCTTACCACCGCCGGTGCCGATGTTATCCTTTTGGAGACCTTCACCGACCTCAACGAAATTGCTGTCGCTATCAGCAGCGCTCGTGCCATAAACCCCAATCTTCCCATCATTGCCTCAATGACCTTCACCCGCGATGGGTCAACCATCTATGGCGACTCGGCAGGCGATGTGGCGCGGGCGTTGGTAGCCACAGGTGCCGATGTGATTGGGGTGAATTGTTCCAGCGGACCCTCGCAATTGGCAAAGATCGCCCAAGTGATGCGTGCCGTAGAGCCAGACGCGCTGATCAGCGTGATGCCCAACGCGGGCTTCCCCGAACAGGTGGGTGGGCGGGTGGTTTACCCGGCAATGCCTGAATATTTTGGTGAGTATGCGCGGACGCTGAGCGACCTCGGTGTGGCAATTATCGGCGGCTGCTGTGGGACAACCCCTGATCATATCGCCGCCATGCGTGAAGGGATCAGCGCCCCCCGCCGCACTTCGGCTATCACCGTCCTTCCCACAGAATTTCCTGTTCCCAATGAACCGGAACGTGAGCCAACGGTGCTGGCGCAAAAATTGGCGGCGGGCAACTTTACGATCACCGTTGAAATGGCGCCTCCGCGCAGTTTTAACGCCAAAAAAGTGATCGCCTCCGCCAACATGCTCCATGAGGCGGGCGCCGATTGTGTCGATGTTTCGGATAGCCCAATGGCGCGGATGCGCATGAGTCCCTGGGCGGTTTGCCACCTCGTCCAAAATCACTTGGGGATGGAGACCATCCTTCACTTTCCCACGCGGGGACGTAACATCCTGCGAATTCAGGGCGATCTTTTGGCAGCACATGCCCTGAACGTGCGGAATATCTTCGTCGTCATGGGCGATCCCACCGCCATTGGCGATTACCCCGATGCCAACGATAAAAATGATATTGTGCCATCCGGCTTGATCAGCCTGATCAAGCACAGCCTGAACACTGGCACAGACAAAGCCGGAAATTCGATTGGTCAGCCCACCTCCTTTTTCGTAGGCTGTGCCTTGAACCTTTGCCCGGCAGATTTGGATAAAGAGATCGGATTGCTGGTCAAGAAGATCGAGGCAGGGGCAGATTTTGCTCTGACGCAGACCGTCTATGATCCCGCCCGCGTGGAGGGTTTCCTGAAGCGCTACGAAACGCTCTACGGGGCGTTGAAAATGCCTATACTTGCAGGCATCTTGCCGCTTTACGGAGCAAAACACGCCTCCTTCTTGCATAATGAAGTCCCCGGTGTAGAAATTCCCGAAGCGATTCGAGAGCGGATCACCGCCGCCGGAGAGGTGAACCCAACCGTAGGTATCCAGATTGCCACCGAGATTTTGAGTGATTTACAAGGGATGGTACAGGGCGCATATCTGATTCCCCCCTTCGGGAAATATGATATTGCCGCCGAGATTATCGAGCGGGTCATGGCGCGGGTGTGA
- a CDS encoding ABC transporter ATP-binding protein has product MTTFVGSSPTRADDPSLKTAPEGAEEPSIPTREANFRWLLSHLRPYRSAAILALVCGMIGGAATAAGPYFVGRVIDHLREGTTLSQIGADVLLFLGLTVLVNIAFFGQRTFSGFVAYSVDLDVRQALFGNLLRLEQGFFQRFPLGDLISRMHSDIEMIWRLNAMSLTRGGSAAFLLLATFFLLASVNLLLTLAVFVILAISTHFQFRAGRVLTPLWEHVTDQAGTLSALVQDSVSGIQTIKTFHQEADTARAYAEQNREFRRRWLFFKRRNEPVGMLPNMISETTAGIVVLFGGILTLNGAMTLGNFTQFLLYLGYIAEALLQIGTIYQRYQQTRGAFRRITPLLTDANIKDEPHAYDLPHPKGAITFEGVSVILNGKTLLEGISLHIPAGQTAAIVGPTGCGKTLLISLLARILDPHVGRVLVDGIDVRDVKLSALRAAIAYVPQTTFLFSQPLHTNVRMSRDDVDDEMLMGAITIAGVARDLPQLPDGLNTLVGERGVMLSGGQKQRVAIARAVIHSPAILILDDALSSVDTHTAADILANLRDVLRTRTSLIIAHRIATVKDADMIYVMDEGRIVEQGSHEALIALNGRYARMVEREHHEEERASHVSP; this is encoded by the coding sequence TTGACGACCTTCGTCGGCAGTTCGCCTACTAGGGCGGATGATCCCTCACTCAAGACAGCGCCAGAAGGCGCAGAAGAACCCTCAATACCAACCCGTGAAGCAAATTTTCGGTGGCTTTTAAGCCACCTCCGTCCATACCGTTCAGCGGCAATCCTTGCCCTTGTGTGTGGGATGATCGGTGGGGCTGCCACCGCCGCCGGACCCTATTTCGTTGGACGAGTCATTGACCACCTTCGAGAGGGGACAACCCTTTCCCAAATTGGGGCGGATGTCTTGCTCTTTTTGGGGCTGACGGTCTTGGTGAACATCGCCTTTTTCGGGCAGCGCACCTTCAGCGGTTTCGTTGCCTATTCCGTTGATTTGGACGTTCGGCAAGCGCTGTTTGGGAATCTACTGCGTTTGGAGCAAGGCTTTTTCCAACGCTTTCCCCTTGGCGATCTCATCTCGCGGATGCACAGCGATATTGAGATGATCTGGCGGCTGAACGCGATGTCCCTCACACGCGGTGGCAGTGCTGCCTTTCTCCTCCTTGCTACATTTTTTCTGCTCGCCTCGGTCAACCTCCTGCTGACACTCGCTGTGTTCGTTATCTTAGCCATCTCAACCCATTTTCAATTTCGGGCGGGGCGCGTACTAACACCGCTTTGGGAGCATGTTACCGATCAGGCGGGAACACTCTCCGCCCTTGTCCAAGATTCCGTCAGCGGTATTCAGACAATCAAGACCTTTCATCAAGAAGCAGACACCGCCCGCGCCTATGCTGAACAAAATCGTGAGTTTCGCCGCCGTTGGCTCTTTTTTAAGCGGCGCAACGAGCCGGTAGGGATGCTCCCGAACATGATCAGCGAGACGACAGCGGGCATTGTTGTGTTGTTCGGCGGTATTCTGACTCTGAATGGGGCAATGACGCTAGGCAATTTCACCCAATTCTTGCTTTACCTCGGCTATATTGCTGAGGCGCTTTTGCAGATTGGGACGATCTACCAACGTTACCAGCAAACACGGGGGGCATTCCGGCGGATAACACCGCTGCTGACGGATGCCAACATCAAAGACGAACCACATGCCTATGACCTTCCGCACCCAAAGGGAGCAATCACCTTTGAGGGGGTGAGCGTGATCCTCAATGGGAAAACGCTCTTAGAGGGCATCTCACTCCATATTCCGGCGGGGCAGACGGCTGCCATTGTTGGACCAACAGGCTGCGGAAAAACACTTTTGATCAGCCTTTTGGCACGTATCCTTGACCCCCATGTCGGGCGTGTTCTGGTTGATGGGATCGATGTGCGCGATGTGAAACTGAGCGCCTTACGAGCGGCAATTGCCTATGTTCCGCAGACTACCTTCCTGTTCAGCCAACCGCTTCATACGAATGTCCGCATGAGCCGCGACGACGTGGACGATGAAATGCTTATGGGGGCGATCACCATTGCCGGCGTCGCCCGCGACCTCCCCCAACTTCCCGATGGGCTGAATACCCTTGTTGGGGAACGCGGGGTAATGCTCTCTGGAGGGCAAAAACAGCGTGTTGCTATTGCCCGCGCCGTCATTCATTCCCCGGCGATTTTGATCTTGGATGATGCTCTTTCGAGCGTGGATACGCACACTGCCGCTGATATTCTGGCGAACCTACGGGATGTGTTGCGGACGCGGACGAGCCTGATTATTGCTCATCGTATTGCCACCGTGAAAGATGCCGACATGATTTATGTCATGGATGAGGGACGGATTGTTGAACAAGGAAGCCATGAGGCGCTTATCGCCCTGAACGGACGCTATGCGCGGATGGTGGAGCGCGAACATCACGAGGAGGAACGTGCCAGCCATGTCAGCCCTTAA
- a CDS encoding phosphotransferase: MEKISLEAILALAQEESARLKHFYLGVEHLFLALAKLEGGLLTNGLEHFGISPKDLRDQVRQTAGMGDGSRTSSGYPETPRASRVLASTRRIIANNPETTAPEWALLNAILDEVDSLPVRVLRKKGINPTMLQNRALEQSQDKILAILPNEVAIENGERLTDEQRLVLGHMFRRYEKIVIETYFTEGYSGYSGATVLLIRPFHADDRTDAPVIVKLHDYHALRMERERYDLFVRSRLTPKTARIESDLTIPEHSSYGGLKYTFVGGTPDERPRNLAQYAEQVDGEALARFLRHELFEVFGRQWWKQSSTYTPEAWKEYELLLPPALVLEALSLEDMPSEGIILHPTGEWSRGEERHPGEIVALEDFVVIRLKRGRDGGETIIRMARSIQPEAENYACRVDLRGGDSTLRRGNHVGRVVGRISETRDDLLARDIAALEPDFNLMDATLPPVVGVSDALPNPFRRYRWALGQRLSGRYSTIHGDLHTGNILVSPSGDAWLIDFELARDGHTLFDWAVLEISLLTDLIAPKIGNSWAEVRAVLPLINHLNWNINAPVPIDQDHPLYKGFRAIQEVRRIASDLLGRAGEWKEYYIALAFCAFRASGWRERSLAARRLGFLAAGLAFGAAARSAMREMQTAADMTLDSTSAGSRDEGNEE, encoded by the coding sequence GTGGAAAAAATTAGCTTGGAAGCAATCCTCGCGTTGGCACAGGAAGAGTCCGCTCGGCTGAAGCATTTCTACCTCGGGGTTGAACATCTTTTCCTCGCCCTTGCCAAGCTAGAGGGCGGCTTGTTGACGAATGGGTTAGAGCATTTTGGGATTTCCCCTAAAGACCTGCGCGATCAGGTGCGCCAGACGGCGGGTATGGGGGATGGTTCACGCACCTCGTCCGGCTATCCAGAAACGCCGCGTGCCTCTCGCGTTCTTGCCTCTACACGGCGGATCATAGCCAATAACCCCGAAACAACCGCCCCTGAATGGGCGCTTTTGAACGCCATTTTGGATGAAGTGGATAGCTTACCCGTCCGCGTTTTGCGCAAGAAGGGCATTAATCCGACTATGCTGCAAAATCGGGCGTTAGAGCAATCTCAAGACAAAATTCTTGCCATTTTGCCTAATGAAGTAGCCATTGAAAACGGCGAACGTCTGACGGATGAACAGCGCCTTGTGTTGGGTCATATGTTTCGCCGTTATGAAAAGATTGTTATCGAAACCTACTTTACAGAGGGATACAGCGGCTATAGCGGGGCAACCGTCCTCCTCATCCGTCCCTTTCACGCTGATGACCGCACCGACGCACCAGTTATCGTGAAACTGCACGATTACCACGCTTTGCGCATGGAGCGCGAACGCTATGATTTATTCGTTCGCAGCCGCCTGACCCCAAAAACCGCCCGTATTGAGTCCGATCTGACCATCCCCGAACACAGTTCGTATGGGGGGCTAAAATATACCTTTGTTGGTGGCACCCCCGATGAGCGCCCTCGCAATTTGGCGCAGTATGCCGAACAGGTTGATGGGGAAGCACTCGCACGCTTTTTGCGCCATGAGTTGTTCGAGGTCTTTGGACGACAGTGGTGGAAACAATCCTCAACCTATACCCCCGAAGCATGGAAGGAATACGAGCTTCTTTTGCCGCCCGCCCTTGTCCTTGAGGCGCTCTCGCTGGAGGATATGCCATCGGAGGGAATAATCCTGCACCCAACAGGAGAGTGGAGTCGGGGGGAGGAACGTCATCCGGGGGAGATCGTCGCCCTTGAAGATTTCGTTGTGATCCGCTTGAAGCGGGGGCGAGATGGGGGGGAAACCATTATTCGTATGGCACGCAGCATCCAGCCGGAAGCGGAAAACTACGCTTGCCGCGTTGATCTTCGTGGCGGCGATTCCACGTTACGACGTGGCAATCATGTCGGGCGTGTAGTCGGACGCATTAGCGAGACGCGGGATGACCTCCTCGCCCGTGATATTGCCGCCCTTGAACCGGATTTTAACCTTATGGATGCTACCTTGCCGCCAGTAGTCGGGGTGAGTGATGCCCTTCCCAATCCGTTTCGCCGCTATCGATGGGCATTAGGACAGCGCCTTTCTGGGCGCTATTCCACCATTCATGGTGATTTGCATACGGGGAATATCCTTGTTTCCCCTTCAGGCGATGCCTGGCTGATCGATTTTGAACTCGCCCGCGATGGGCATACACTCTTTGATTGGGCGGTCTTGGAGATCAGCCTACTGACAGACTTGATCGCCCCCAAAATTGGCAATTCATGGGCAGAGGTTCGCGCTGTTTTGCCCCTCATTAACCACCTTAACTGGAACATAAATGCGCCAGTTCCAATTGACCAAGACCATCCTCTTTACAAAGGATTTCGCGCCATTCAAGAAGTGCGCCGGATTGCTAGTGATCTATTGGGGAGGGCGGGGGAATGGAAGGAATATTACATTGCGCTCGCCTTTTGTGCTTTCCGCGCCTCTGGTTGGCGCGAACGTTCCTTAGCGGCACGGCGGTTGGGCTTCCTTGCGGCGGGGTTGGCATTTGGCGCGGCTGCCCGCAGCGCCATGCGCGAGATGCAAACGGCAGCCGATATGACGCTTGATTCCACCTCGGCGGGCAGCCGTGATGAAGGCAATGAGGAATGA